GGGGGGCGGAGGGGAAAATTCTTCTCCCTTGCTCCCTGCTCCCTGCTCCCTTGCTTCTTCCCTAATCCCTACTTCCCATTGCTTTATCCAAGGACACTGCTACTACTACATTTTGACTATTCACCATTGCTGTAATTGTTGGTTCAGTCCAGCGCACTAGCCAAGCAGGTTGAATGCCAAAAATCACAATTAGCACAGCTAAAATTACTGCTGGGATGCGATCGCTCCAATACACACGTGGTAAGTTGGTAACTTGTGCAGATAAGCGGCCAAAAAAGGCGCGGTTGACGAGTATTAAGAAGTAAACCGCTGTTAAACCAGTACCAAGCATACATAGCAAGGTTTGCACTGGAAAAACTGGAAAACTCCCGCGATAAACTACAAATTCGGAAATAAACCCTAGCATTCCCGGTATACCAGCGCTGGCCATGACTCCGACAATCATCAAGCTACCAATTACCGGCATACCCCGTTCTGGGTTCAGCAATCCTTGGATGATTTCTAAATCTCGGCTTCCAGCTTTTTTATATACAACTCCCACCAGCAAAAACAGCATTGCGGAAATCAAGCCGTGGCTAATCATTTGCATTACAGCACCCAACACACTTAAAGGTGTAGCAGCAGCAGCGGCTAACAGCACATAACCCATGTGTCCAATGGAGCTGTATGCTACCATTTTTTTCATATCGGTTTGAGCGATGGCGCAGGATGAACCATACAGCACACTTACCACCGCCCAAGTGGCTAACCAGGGAGCCAGATAACTCCAAGCTTCTGGTAACAAGTTCATGCCAAATCGCAGTAAGCCATAAGTTCCCAATTTCAATAGCACTCCAGCCAATAGCACAGAAATCGGTGTGGAAGCTTCAACGTGAGCATCTGGCAACCAAGTATGGAAGGGAACCAAGGGAATTTTAATCCCAAAACCGATCAAAATTCCCGCTAGCAATAAAAGCTGTGTTGCTAGAGGTAAAGTTGTCGCGTTCAAGGTTGCTAGTGCAAAGTTAGAGGAACCACTCAGCCAAACCATGCCGAGGAAACTTGCTAAAATCAGAATTCCCGAAACGGCTGTATAAATCAGAAATTTAGTCGCCGCATAACCCCGCTTGGCGCCACCCCAAATAGCTATCAACAAATACAGCGGAATTAGTTCCAATTCGTAAAACAGGAAAAATAGCAGTAAATCCTGTGCCAGAAAGGCTCCTGTTACCCCAGCGCTTAATAATAGGATCAAAGAGTAATAAAATTTCGGACGCTGTAAGGATTCATCGCTGCTGTAGATGGCAATGGCAGTTAACAATCCATTCAAAACCAGCAATGGCAAAGATAAACCATCTATCCCAAGGTTATAATTCAATCCTAAAGCATCTATCCAAGGGATAGATTCAGCAAACTGTTGAGTAATTTCCCCTGGATGAAACTGAATTGCTAGTACGATTGTCCATAAGAAAGCGATACTGGCAAAGACCAAAGCCACCCCACGGGCGAATTTCCCACTGATGCCAGAGGGCGAGAAACCAATTAAAGCTGCACCGATTAACGGCACTAGAATTAAAACACTAAGCATAAGTTAGGTATGGAATGGGGACTGGGGACTGGGGACTGGGAAAAAACTCTTACCCAATCACAAATGACAAATGACCAATGACCAATGACCAATGACAATATCTTTAAAAAGGCAATTTATCTAGTAAACCCAACGACCAGCTGATGAAAAAACCCAGGACGCTGACGACTGCTAGTATGGTCAACATATAGCCCTGAGATTGTCCAGAAATGCTGTACTTTAAAGTTTGTCCGCCGAAAATTGTTGCAAACCCAACCAAGTTTACAAAACCATCAACCAAGTAGCGATCGCTCCAAGCAGAAATTTTAGATAACAGTGCGACTGCGCTTACCACCGTTACAAGATAAACTCGGTCAATATAAAAATCATAACCTAACAAGTCTTGCACAAATCTCCACGCCAAGATTCTCGATCGTGACCAAGCTTTGTGCAGATGAACTGTACACCCTACACCTACTCCCACCAAGGTAGAACCAAATAACGCTAACGCCACATACCAATTAATACTTTCCCAATCGGGTAGCAAGTACCATTGCTGTAACATTAGAGGTAAAAGCAGAGTTAGCACTGTCAGAATCACCATTGGTAGGGCCATTTGCCAACCAACTTCTGGGGTACGACGGGTCTTTTGTTGCGGTTTACCCCAAAAGACTAATCTAAATACTCTGGTGAGGTTTAATGCTGTTAAACCATTAACTAATATTAAAACCCCAATTACCCAAGGGCTAATACTTACGAAACCGTCAGCCCATGCTAACATTGCCCAAAAACTTCCTAATGGTAGTAGTGTTACCATCCCAGCGGAACCGACCACAAAGGCAGTGGTAGTAGCTGGCATTCGTGACCACAAACCGCCCATTTCTGTTAAGTCTTGGCTTTGGGTAGTCAAGATGACTGAACCAGAACTCATAAATAATAATGCTTTGGCGATCGCATGAGTTAACAACAACATCAAGGCTACACCCCCTTGCTGCAACCCTACCGCCAAAAACACTAAGCCCATGTATGCACTGGTGGAATGAGATAGCGATCGCTTAATGTCAATTTGAGCTATAGATACTAATGTGGCTCCAATCGCCGTCACCGTACCCATCACTACCAAGGCATTTAAGGCAACTGGCGATAGGGCTAACAATGGTTGAAATTTATACAGTAAATAAGCACCACCAGCTACTACCAACGAATTTCGCATTACCGAAGCGGGGTTTGGCCCTTCCATTGCCTCATCTAACCACAGGTGCAGGGGAAATTGGGCACATTTACCAGCAGGCCCAGCAATTAACGCCAACCCTAGCAATGTCGATGTCATTGGGCTTAAATTAGCTGTTTGCGCCCATTCATATAAATCCGAAAAATTCAAACTCCCGGCTAAGGTAGAAAGTGTTACCACAGCCATTAGCAGCAACAAGTCTCCCACCCGTTTAGTCCAAAACGCATCCCGCGCCGCTGTCACTACTAACGGTTGAGCATACCAGAATCCCACCAGCAAGTAAGTCGAAAGGGTCAACACTTCCAAAAGGGCATAGCTGAGAAACAAAGAATCACTGATTGCTAGGCTAGTCAACGCTGCTTCAAAAAATCCCAGCAGCGCAAAAAAACGCGCCAACGACCAGTCTTTTTCCATATAACCCAGAGCGTAAACTTGTGCCAGTAAGCTTAACCCTGTAATTAAAACTGTTGCCCCAATACTAACTGGTGACAGTTCCAAGGCAAAAGATAAGTCTAAATCCGCAACTTTGAACCAATTCACCAGTAAAGTTTCTGGTTCTCTATACCAGATACTTTTAAACACAAACAGGCTATGGATAAAAGCTAAAACGGTTGTCAACAAATTGATATATGCCGCAGGTCTTGGCCCTGTTCGCTGAATTATTCCTATTCCCCACGGCAAGGTCAAAATTGCGCCCAATAAGCTATAAAAAGGCACAAACCAACTTGTTGAAAATAGAAATTGATCCATTTAAATTTTCCTTGACGAATCAGCCTTGATTTAAAAAAAGCTCTAAAATAATTATTTATTTAATAAAATCAATTTACCAAAATACCGATGTTTTTTTAATATTGTTTCAGCTACATTCTGGCGAGTACTTTTACCTAGCTTTACCCTATTTAACATAAGTAAAATATAACTTTACATAAGCAAAAGCATTTACTTGCCTTAACATCACTGACCTTTTTACATTTATATTTCGACTTTAAGCAAAGTACTTTATACAATATATTTGAAAAAGTTATATATTTTTCACCTAGTCATTGTAGATGTAGCAATCTTTAACAAAAGATAGATACAGCAAAAGTTACAGCCGATGTTTGTCCCTCGACAGATCGGATTAGCCTTGGTTATGAATGTCGTTTTGTCAATGTAATAAAGAAATTATAAAGCATAAGTGGCCTCTCTAGGAATCAGTGAACTTTAATCGTCTAGAAGGACAGATAACTTTTTGTTAAGTTTTTTAAAACTTTCTTATCATAAACTATTATAGTAATTTATATTGCCAGGGACGCCAAGCTTTCCTATGCTTAATTTGGAAGTGTTTTCTTAGCTATAAGATAAACCTCTCCCCGTCAAAAATTTCAAACAACAGTACCGATCTGATTCATTTTGTAGGAGTTCTGCGATGCCAATTGCAGTTGGGATGATTGAAACGAAAGGCTTTCCAGCAGTTGTAGAAGCTGCTGATGCGATGGTGAAAGCCGCCCGTGTCACTTTAGTGGGCTATGAAAAAATTGGTAGCGCTCGTGTCACCGTCATAGTTAGGGGAGATGTATCGGAAGTTCAAGCTTCTGTAGCAGCTGGGGTTGAAGCGGCGAAAAGAGTCTTCGGTGGTGAAGTGTTATCCACTCACATCATTGCTCGTCCTCACGAAAACCTGGAATACGTCTTGCCGATACGTTACACAGAAGCGGTAGAACAATTCCGTACTTAAAAGCTGTTTAAACAAAGTAATTAACGCTCTTTACCTAATTGAGCATCACTTTTGTTGTCCAAGGCTAAAAACAATAAAAAAGGGATTAAAACTAATGTCAATTGCAGTAGGAATGGTTGAAACGCTAGGCTTTCCAGCAGTGGTGGAAGCGGCTGACGCAATGGTGAAAGCGGCTCGCGTCACTTTAGTAGGTTATGAAAAAATTGGTAGTGGTCGGGTAACAGTAATTGTTCGGGGTGACGTTTCCGAAGTTCAAGCTTCTGTGGCCGCAGGAGTTGAATCTGTAAAGCGAGTCAATGGCGGACAAGTACTGTCTACTCATATCATTGCTCGTCCTCACGAAAACTTAGAATACGTTCTACCAATTCGTTATACCGAAGATGTAGAGCAGTTCCGGGAAAATGTGAATGCAATTCGTCCTTTTGGTAGAAGACCGTAATTTGTAATGCAAATTGCCAAAGTTCGCGGCACAGTAGTTAGCACCCAAAAAGATCCAAGTCTGAGAGGTGTGAAACTACTGTTGTTACAATTAGTAGATGAAAACGGCAATATCCTACCAGAGTATGAAGTAGCAGCAGATATTGTGGGAGCAGGAGTAGATGAGTGGGTACTCATCACTCGTGGTAGTGCCGCTCGTCAAGTTGTTGGCAATGAACAGCGTCCATTGGATGCAGCAGTGGTGGCGATCATAGATACTATTTACGTTGAAGATCGCCTAATTTACAGCAAAAAAGATCAATATCGATAGTCAACAGTTAGAAAAGTTAGGAGTTAAGAGTGAGAAGTGAGGAGTTAAAACTCATAACTCATAACTCATAATTCATAACTTAATTTCAGGAGGAATCTCGCGATGGCAGTCCGCAGCACGGCGGCACCCCCAACCCCGTGGTCAAGGAATTTAGCTGAACCTCAAATCCATGAAACTTCCTTTGTACATTCGTTCTCCAATCTGATTGGGGATGTACGAATAGGTGCAAATGTAATCGTTGCTCCGGGGACTACGATTAGAGCGGATGAAGGTACACCCTTTTATCTTGGTGAAAATACCAATATTCAAGATGGTGTGGTCATTCATGGGTTGGAGCAAGGACGAGTAATTGGCGATGACCAAAATAAATACTCGGTATGGATTGGTAAAAACACTTGCATTACCCACATGGCTCTAATTCACGGGCCAGCTTATGTAGGGGATAATTCCTTCATTGGCTTTCGCTCGACGGTGTTTAATGCCAGAGTGGGTGCAGGTTGCATCGTCATGATGCACGCTTTGATTCAAGACGTAGAGATTCCCCCTGGTAAATATATACCTTCGGGAGCGATAATTACCAGCCAGCAGCAAGCTGACCGCTTGCCAGATGTGCAAGATCAAGATAAGGAATTTGCTCATCATGTAGTTGGGATTAATCAGGCATTACGAGCGGGTTATCTCTGTGCTGCGGATAGCAAATGTATAGCACCCATTCGGGATGAGAACGCTAAATCTTATACAGGTAATGGTATTACTGTTTTAGAGTTGGAAAGGAGTAGTGAAGTGGCGAGCAATAGCTTGGGTGCAGAAACAATAGATCAGTTACGGTATCTATTACAGCAAGGTTATAAAATTGGTACGGAACACGTAGACCAAAGACGGTTCCGCACAGGTTCTTGGACTAGTTGTCAACCAATTGAACCGAGATCGATCGGTGAAGCGATCGCAGCCTTAGAAAGCTGTCTAAATGACCATAGCGGCGAGTATGTCCGCCTGTTTGGCATTGACAAAGGTAGAAAGCGTGTGCTAGAGAGCATCATCCAACGTCCAGATGGTGATGCAAAACCAGCTACCAGTTTTAAAGCTCCAACTAGCAGTCATAGCAATGGCGGCTACAGCAGCAATAATGGTCATGGTAACAGTAATGGCTCTAGCAGCGGCAAAGTTAGTGGCGAAACTCTAGATCAAATCCGCCAACTTTTGGCGAGTGGTTATAAAATTGGCATAGAACACGTAGATGAGCGGCGCTTCCGCACAGGTTCTTGGACTAGTTGCAAGCCAATAGAAGCAACTTCCACAAATCAAGTCATCTCCGCCTTAGAAGAATGTATAGAGAGCCATCCAGGCGAATATGTGCGTTTAATCGGCATTGATACCAAAGCCAAACGCCGGGTATTAGAAAGCATTATCCAACGTCCAAATGGTCAAGTAGTATCTTCTGGTAGTCAGAAATCATTTCATACCAGTGCTAGCTCTGCGACAGCAACAGCTACTAGTAACCACTTGAGTACAGAAGTAGTAGACCAACTCCGGCAATTATTGGCTGGTGGCTCGAAAATTAGCATAGAACATGTAGATGAGCGCCGCTTCCGTACAGGTTCCTGGACTAGTACCGGTCAAATTCAAGCCTCTTCAGAAAGAGAAGCGATCGCCGCCGTAGAAAGACAACTCGGCGAATATCCAGGGGAATATGTACGCTTAATTGGTATTGACCCTAAAGCCAAACGGCGGGTATTAGAGACTATTATCCAACGTCCAAATGGTCAAGTAGCCTCCTCTGGCAGTCAGAAATCATTTACTACTAGTGCGGCATCCTCTGCAACAGCTACCGCTACCGCTACCGCTACCCGCTTGAGTACTGAAGTAGTAGAACAACTCCGGCAACTATTAGCTGGTGGGTATAAAATTAGCGTTGAGCATGTAGATCAACGGCGGTTCCGTACAGGTTCTTGGACTAGTACTGGTCAAATTCAAGCCTCCTCAGAAAGAGAAGCGATCGCATCTGTAGAAGGACAACTCGGTGAATATCCAGGGGAATATGTACGCTTAATTGGTGTTGACCCCAAAGCCAAGCGTCGAGTATTAGAAACGATTATTCAACGACCATAATAGTGCTGAGTTAAAAGTGCTGAGTGCTGAGTTAACACTTTAAAGACACCAGTTAAACTAGCTGTAAGCTCAGATTTTGGAACATACTAATTACTCAGCACTCAGCACTCAGCACTACACCTGCTTCCGAGGTTAAAATTTCCATGTCTGTGCTGCCACTGCGCCTCAGCAATAACTTTGATTCTTACATTAGTGGTGAGGTGACTATTCATCCAAGCGCGGTACTTGCACCTGGGGTGATCCTCCAAGCGGCTGTAAATAGCAAGATCATCATTGGGCCAGGGGTCTGTATTGGTATGGGAGCAATTCTCCAAGTCCATGAAGGCACTCTAGAGGTAGAAGCAGGTGCAAACCTGGGAGCCGGTTTTTTGATGGTTGGCAAGGGCAAAATTGGAGCAAATGCTTGTATTGGTTCAGCAACAACAGTTTTTAACTATTCAGTTGAACCTGGACAAGTAGTACCACCTGGTTCAATTTTAGGAGACACCAGTCGGCAGATTAGCCAAATCAAGGAACCAGAACCATCTACAAATAACCCTACTTCTACAAATGCAGTACCGCCAAAGGAAGAGGAAAATGGCTCAGGTGAAGTTAAGGAAAAGGTAATTTCCTCAACTAACTTCTCAGCTGCGGCTTTTGTAGATTTCAAACAAAACAAGTCGATTTCTTATTTTAAATCTCCCGCTACTCCCGAAAGTCAGTCTCCTCCCGTGGAGGAACCTGCCAATGATGCTAACTCCACCTTGGAGTCAGCCGCCCAAGAGTCTACAGAATATCATTCAGACCCCAGTCAGCCAACTACAGAATCCCCTAATGGTTTCGGGACTCAGATTTATGGACAAGGGAGCATCAGCAGATTGTTGACTACATTGTTTCCTCATAGACAATCCTTGAGCAACCCAAACTCTGACGATTAGTTCGAGTAAGTGTTAATTGTAAGGTGTCGGCTTTTTCCGTATTTTGGAGAATTCATTATGGAAACATATAATCAACGGTCTATTCGCACCACCCAAGGGGCGAGTAGTCAAGAAACCTTTCAGGATACTGCTTTAGGTTTAGTTTCTACCCGCAGCTTTCCCGCGATCGTTGGTACAGCGGATATGATGCTGAAATCGGCAGGAGTTCACCTCGTTGGGTATGAAAAAACTGGTAGTGGTCATTGTACTGCGATCGTCCGGGGTGGAATTGCTGACGTGCGTCTGGCGGTAGAATCAGGGGTACAAACAGCTGAACAATTTGGTCAGTTAGTTTCTAGTTTGGTGATTCCCCGACCTTATCCCAACCTAGATATAGTACTTCCCATCACAACCCGTTTCACTAAATTGATGCAAGAGGGCAATTACAGCCGTCTGAGTAATCAAGCAATTGGTTTGGTAGAAACGCGGGGATTTCCCGCGATGGTAGGAGCGTGTGATGCCATGCTCAAAGCTGCTGATGTTCATTTAGCAGCTTATGAAAAAATTGGTGCGGGTTTGTGTACAGCGATTATTCGTGGTTCCGTAGCCAATGTGGCGGTAGCAGTGGAAGCGGGAATGTTTGAAGCAGAACGTATTGGGGAATTGAATGCTGTGATGGTAATTCCTCGACCCCTTGATGAAATGGAGTTAACCTTGCCATTGGCAAGCTGCTGGATAGAAGAACGGGAACCGTTAAACTTGCCAGTGAATATTAAAGAACAAGTTGCCGAAATCGAAGTATTAAGATTACCAGACTTAACCAAGCTACCGACAAAAGTTACAGAAGAATTATGGAATGATGAATGATGATAGATGAATTTGGGAAAATCCTTATTCATCATTCATCAGGAGATGGAAGGCATCTTACGCTTTAGCTGTTCTGATAATAGCTTCTTAAATCCATAAATAAAATACCCTTATTATAATATAAGCAATAGAGTTTTATCTATGATAAAACTCGTAACTTTCTGTGAGCATCACTATATCATTTGCCAGTGTTCAGCAATACTAGTTTTATATCTATTAATCGCTATATACTACAGGAGAATCACCCTTGAACCAAGCGACGCTGCACCAGTTAAAGGTGTTCGAGGCGGCGGCACGGCACAGTAGCTTTACTCGTGCTGCTGAGGAATTGTTTCTCACCCAACCTACCGTTTCTATGCAGATCAAGCAACTTACAAAAACGGTAGGGCTGCCATTATTTGAGCAAGTGGGGAAGCGATTGTATCTGACGGAAGCCGGACGGGAGTTATTTGCCACTTGTCGGCAGATTTTTCATAATATAGCCCAGTATCAAATGAAGGTGGCAGATTTAAAAGGGCTAAAACAGGGACAATTGCGCTTGGCAGTGATTACAACAGCAAAATATTTTATCCCACGTTTGCTAGGGCCATTTTGCGAACTTTATCCAGGGATTGATATCTCGCTACAAGTAACAAATCACGAACAAATTTTAGAACGGATGAGTCAGAATTTGGATGACTTATATATTATGAGTCAAATTCCAGACACTATAGATGTGACTTGTGAACCATTTTTAGAAAACCCTTTGATCGTATTTGCACCGACTAATCATCCGTTATCCAAAGAAAAAAATATTCCTATCCAACGCCTGTGTCACGAACCTTTTATTATGCGGGAACCTGGTTCAGGAACACGCCGCGCCGTCCAAAAGCTCTTTGAAGAAGAAGGGGTAGTAGTAAAAGTCAAGCTAGAATTGGGAAGTAACGAAGCAATTAAACAAGCGATCGCAGGTGGTTTAGGTATTTCTGTTTTATCTCGTCATACCTTACTATCAGACACTTCAGAATTTAGCATTTTAGATGTACAACACTTCCCCATTCAGCGATATTGGTACATGGTTTACCCATCTGGCAAGCAACTCTCTATCGTAGCTCGTGCCTATTATGAGTATCTACTAGCTGCGGCAAAGAATTTTGTCGAGCAAAACGCTGATATTCCTTCTAGTACGCTCGAACCAATTCATGGGTAAAATAATTTGTAATTCGTAATTATGAATTACGAATTACGAATTACCTAAAGGGGTTGACTCTTAGACCGAGAAACATTGACAATTAACCAGCAGAATCATTAAAAATGGGGGAAAACTAGTAGTGGTTAACCCGGAACTAGCGTCTTGGCGCAAAACAGTACAAAGCGAGATTGTAGCTGTTACTGTGTATACTGATAGAGCATTGGTTACACGGCGGGGTGTTGTTAATTTAACAGGAATTGAACAAGAATTAGTAATTGCCCCAGTGCCAATGACTCTAGAAACCGAGTCTGTCAGGGTTAGCGGTACAGGTACGGTAGGGGTGCGCTTGCTGGGAGTTAGTAGCGATCGCATTTACACTACTGAACCGATAGCCGAGCGAGTAGCACATTTAACAAGGCAAATTCAGCAACTAGAAGCAGAAAAACGCCACCTACAAGCCCAAGTGGATGCTTTAGCATTGCAATCTAGTTTTATCGCTGGCTTACGTGAAAAAACAGAAGAACCCTTTGCACAGAGTTTGTCTCGGAAAAATCTCAGCCTCAGCGAAACTTTAGATTTTTTGAACTTTCTTGGAAGCCAGTATAGTGAATATGCGATCGCATCTGGAGAGTGCAAAACCCAACAGCAGGAATTAGACAAACAACTGCAAGCACTCCACACCTCATTGCAAAAAATCCAAACACCCCATCCGAAAGAGAGTTTTAGCTTAGTTGTCGCAGTCGAAGTAGCGGGTGAAGGCGAATTTGAATTAGAGGTATCCTACATAGTAAATCGGGCTAGTTGGAATCCGCTTTATGACTTACGTTTTAGCACTACCAGCGATATTGTGCATCTGAGCTACCTTGCAGAAATCACCCAAAGCACTGGCGAAGATTGGATTGGTGCAAATCTTACCCTTTCTACCGCTAAACCAGGATTAGGTACACTCCCACCGAAACTTGAACCCTGGTATATTGATGCACCACGTCCCCAAATGTTACGCCGACGACAATTTGATGCCCAGCCACCACTGCTGCCTAGCATAGTAGAGCCGCCTACTGCTGCCGCCAGAGCAGATTGGCAAGAACAAGACGAAGCTGCCGAGGATAGTCTCATTCCAGCAGAAACCGTTATAGCAGAAGTATCCAAACAAGGGAGTGTAGTTACCTTTAAATTGAATAGTGGCGGCAACATTCCCAGTGATGGCGCACCCCATAAAACTACGATTTTCAACGATGATTATCCTTGTAGCTTCGATTATGTCGCAATGCCACGCTTGGTAAGCTTCGCTTATCTACAAGCGAATGTGAAAAATAATCCCAACGGTGCGACTTTGTTAGCAGGTAAAGCGAATATTTTTCGCGACAACGTTTTTGTCGGCACTACTGGGTTAGACAATATTGCCCCAGGGCAAGAATTCAAACTGAATTTAGGAATTGATGAAGGTTTAAAAATAGAGCGCGACTTAGTTGAGCGTTTGGTAGATAAAAGATTAATTAGCAGCCAGCGCCGAACTACTTACAGTTATCGGTTAATAATTACTAACTTACTCGA
This Nostoc sp. C052 DNA region includes the following protein-coding sequences:
- a CDS encoding NADH-quinone oxidoreductase subunit M; translated protein: MLSVLILVPLIGAALIGFSPSGISGKFARGVALVFASIAFLWTIVLAIQFHPGEITQQFAESIPWIDALGLNYNLGIDGLSLPLLVLNGLLTAIAIYSSDESLQRPKFYYSLILLLSAGVTGAFLAQDLLLFFLFYELELIPLYLLIAIWGGAKRGYAATKFLIYTAVSGILILASFLGMVWLSGSSNFALATLNATTLPLATQLLLLAGILIGFGIKIPLVPFHTWLPDAHVEASTPISVLLAGVLLKLGTYGLLRFGMNLLPEAWSYLAPWLATWAVVSVLYGSSCAIAQTDMKKMVAYSSIGHMGYVLLAAAAATPLSVLGAVMQMISHGLISAMLFLLVGVVYKKAGSRDLEIIQGLLNPERGMPVIGSLMIVGVMASAGIPGMLGFISEFVVYRGSFPVFPVQTLLCMLGTGLTAVYFLILVNRAFFGRLSAQVTNLPRVYWSDRIPAVILAVLIVIFGIQPAWLVRWTEPTITAMVNSQNVVVAVSLDKAMGSRD
- a CDS encoding NAD(P)H-quinone oxidoreductase subunit F, whose protein sequence is MDQFLFSTSWFVPFYSLLGAILTLPWGIGIIQRTGPRPAAYINLLTTVLAFIHSLFVFKSIWYREPETLLVNWFKVADLDLSFALELSPVSIGATVLITGLSLLAQVYALGYMEKDWSLARFFALLGFFEAALTSLAISDSLFLSYALLEVLTLSTYLLVGFWYAQPLVVTAARDAFWTKRVGDLLLLMAVVTLSTLAGSLNFSDLYEWAQTANLSPMTSTLLGLALIAGPAGKCAQFPLHLWLDEAMEGPNPASVMRNSLVVAGGAYLLYKFQPLLALSPVALNALVVMGTVTAIGATLVSIAQIDIKRSLSHSTSAYMGLVFLAVGLQQGGVALMLLLTHAIAKALLFMSSGSVILTTQSQDLTEMGGLWSRMPATTTAFVVGSAGMVTLLPLGSFWAMLAWADGFVSISPWVIGVLILVNGLTALNLTRVFRLVFWGKPQQKTRRTPEVGWQMALPMVILTVLTLLLPLMLQQWYLLPDWESINWYVALALFGSTLVGVGVGCTVHLHKAWSRSRILAWRFVQDLLGYDFYIDRVYLVTVVSAVALLSKISAWSDRYLVDGFVNLVGFATIFGGQTLKYSISGQSQGYMLTILAVVSVLGFFISWSLGLLDKLPF
- a CDS encoding carbon dioxide-concentrating mechanism protein CcmK — protein: MPIAVGMIETKGFPAVVEAADAMVKAARVTLVGYEKIGSARVTVIVRGDVSEVQASVAAGVEAAKRVFGGEVLSTHIIARPHENLEYVLPIRYTEAVEQFRT
- a CDS encoding carbon dioxide-concentrating mechanism protein CcmK; its protein translation is MSIAVGMVETLGFPAVVEAADAMVKAARVTLVGYEKIGSGRVTVIVRGDVSEVQASVAAGVESVKRVNGGQVLSTHIIARPHENLEYVLPIRYTEDVEQFRENVNAIRPFGRRP
- a CDS encoding EutN/CcmL family microcompartment protein encodes the protein MQIAKVRGTVVSTQKDPSLRGVKLLLLQLVDENGNILPEYEVAADIVGAGVDEWVLITRGSAARQVVGNEQRPLDAAVVAIIDTIYVEDRLIYSKKDQYR
- a CDS encoding transferase encodes the protein MSVLPLRLSNNFDSYISGEVTIHPSAVLAPGVILQAAVNSKIIIGPGVCIGMGAILQVHEGTLEVEAGANLGAGFLMVGKGKIGANACIGSATTVFNYSVEPGQVVPPGSILGDTSRQISQIKEPEPSTNNPTSTNAVPPKEEENGSGEVKEKVISSTNFSAAAFVDFKQNKSISYFKSPATPESQSPPVEEPANDANSTLESAAQESTEYHSDPSQPTTESPNGFGTQIYGQGSISRLLTTLFPHRQSLSNPNSDD
- a CDS encoding BMC domain-containing protein, translated to METYNQRSIRTTQGASSQETFQDTALGLVSTRSFPAIVGTADMMLKSAGVHLVGYEKTGSGHCTAIVRGGIADVRLAVESGVQTAEQFGQLVSSLVIPRPYPNLDIVLPITTRFTKLMQEGNYSRLSNQAIGLVETRGFPAMVGACDAMLKAADVHLAAYEKIGAGLCTAIIRGSVANVAVAVEAGMFEAERIGELNAVMVIPRPLDEMELTLPLASCWIEEREPLNLPVNIKEQVAEIEVLRLPDLTKLPTKVTEELWNDE
- a CDS encoding LysR family transcriptional regulator: MNQATLHQLKVFEAAARHSSFTRAAEELFLTQPTVSMQIKQLTKTVGLPLFEQVGKRLYLTEAGRELFATCRQIFHNIAQYQMKVADLKGLKQGQLRLAVITTAKYFIPRLLGPFCELYPGIDISLQVTNHEQILERMSQNLDDLYIMSQIPDTIDVTCEPFLENPLIVFAPTNHPLSKEKNIPIQRLCHEPFIMREPGSGTRRAVQKLFEEEGVVVKVKLELGSNEAIKQAIAGGLGISVLSRHTLLSDTSEFSILDVQHFPIQRYWYMVYPSGKQLSIVARAYYEYLLAAAKNFVEQNADIPSSTLEPIHG
- a CDS encoding mucoidy inhibitor MuiA family protein, encoding MVNPELASWRKTVQSEIVAVTVYTDRALVTRRGVVNLTGIEQELVIAPVPMTLETESVRVSGTGTVGVRLLGVSSDRIYTTEPIAERVAHLTRQIQQLEAEKRHLQAQVDALALQSSFIAGLREKTEEPFAQSLSRKNLSLSETLDFLNFLGSQYSEYAIASGECKTQQQELDKQLQALHTSLQKIQTPHPKESFSLVVAVEVAGEGEFELEVSYIVNRASWNPLYDLRFSTTSDIVHLSYLAEITQSTGEDWIGANLTLSTAKPGLGTLPPKLEPWYIDAPRPQMLRRRQFDAQPPLLPSIVEPPTAAARADWQEQDEAAEDSLIPAETVIAEVSKQGSVVTFKLNSGGNIPSDGAPHKTTIFNDDYPCSFDYVAMPRLVSFAYLQANVKNNPNGATLLAGKANIFRDNVFVGTTGLDNIAPGQEFKLNLGIDEGLKIERDLVERLVDKRLISSQRRTTYSYRLIITNLLDKELNLKLTEQLPVSRNEQIKVRLSRSNPQIQLGEMGILEWLLTLPPQERREIYYQFSVEHSPDLMVVGLDI